The following coding sequences lie in one Pseudomonas svalbardensis genomic window:
- a CDS encoding IS4 family transposase — MRLARALELTHNIASTPNSIEGLDSLLDPSLVEQALEQAGVATLRKRRLPLEMMLWCVISMAFFRRMSAWDVVSRMNIMLPGQRPLVAPSAVVQARQRLGSEAVRQVFHLTQKSWHEAVDHPTWAGLRLLGVDGVVWRTPDTPENRARYDSASNQHGDTGFPQVRMVCQMELTSHMLIGSALDGYRSNEMKLAEQLIETTPDHSLTLFDRGFYSLGLLHQWQQAGIERHWLMPLRKGAQYEVIQRLGRQDAVVSLSTSPQARTQWPGLPERLTARLLSKTVKGKVCQILTSMADPLRFPSDEIVDLYSQRWEIELGFREMKQTLLNSSYTLRSKTPEMIEQELWGVLLGYNLLRYQMVEMSRHCPGIYPCEMSFAACTWAILGFINSVSADRSGNIPKYLTELHASAPHYVLPHRREERIYPRAIRLKSPKYPIRKKNASQLN; from the coding sequence ATGCGTCTCGCTCGGGCCCTAGAACTGACCCACAATATCGCCTCCACCCCTAACTCAATCGAGGGACTGGATTCTTTACTCGATCCATCTTTGGTCGAGCAGGCACTTGAACAGGCCGGCGTGGCGACCCTGCGCAAGCGGCGTTTGCCGCTGGAAATGATGCTTTGGTGCGTGATCTCCATGGCGTTCTTTCGACGCATGTCGGCCTGGGATGTGGTCAGCCGCATGAACATCATGCTGCCGGGACAACGTCCGCTGGTGGCGCCCAGCGCCGTAGTCCAGGCCCGTCAGCGATTAGGCAGCGAAGCTGTACGACAAGTCTTCCATCTGACTCAGAAAAGTTGGCATGAGGCCGTGGATCACCCAACTTGGGCAGGCTTGCGTTTGCTGGGGGTCGACGGTGTCGTATGGCGAACGCCCGATACACCCGAAAATCGGGCGCGCTACGATTCCGCCAGCAACCAGCATGGCGACACCGGTTTCCCCCAGGTGCGCATGGTCTGCCAAATGGAGTTGACCAGCCACATGCTGATCGGCAGCGCGTTGGATGGCTATCGCAGCAACGAAATGAAACTGGCGGAGCAACTGATCGAAACCACGCCCGATCACTCGCTGACGCTGTTCGATCGCGGTTTTTACTCCTTGGGTTTGCTGCATCAGTGGCAGCAAGCAGGCATCGAGCGGCATTGGCTGATGCCTCTGCGCAAAGGTGCGCAGTACGAAGTGATTCAGCGCTTGGGGCGCCAGGACGCTGTGGTCTCGTTGAGCACTTCGCCGCAGGCCCGCACGCAATGGCCGGGGCTGCCGGAGCGCCTGACCGCGCGATTGCTGAGCAAAACCGTCAAGGGCAAGGTTTGTCAGATCCTGACGTCGATGGCCGATCCGCTACGCTTCCCGTCCGACGAAATCGTCGACCTGTACAGCCAGCGATGGGAGATCGAATTAGGGTTTCGCGAGATGAAACAGACGCTGCTCAACAGCAGCTATACATTGCGTAGCAAGACGCCCGAGATGATCGAGCAGGAACTGTGGGGTGTGTTGCTGGGCTACAACCTGCTGCGCTACCAGATGGTGGAAATGAGCCGCCACTGTCCAGGTATTTACCCGTGCGAAATGAGCTTTGCCGCGTGTACTTGGGCAATTTTAGGGTTTATCAACAGCGTTTCGGCCGACCGTTCCGGGAACATCCCCAAATATCTGACCGAGCTGCACGCCTCTGCCCCGCATTATGTTCTGCCGCATCGACGGGAAGAGCGCATTTATCCCCGCGCCATAAGGCTCAAATCACCGAAATATCCGATCAGAAAGAAAAATGCCAGTCAGCTTAACTGA
- the suhB gene encoding type III secretion system regulator SuhB: MQPMLNIALRAARSASELIFRSIERLDTIKVDEKDAKDYVSEVDRAAEQKIIDALRKAYPTHGILGEETGMHPGSGEGEDYLWIIDPLDGTTNFLRGIPHFAVSIACKYRGRLEHAVVLDPVRQEEFTASRGRGAQLNGRRLRVSGRTSLDGALLGTGFPFRDDQMDNLDNYLGMFRALVGQTAGIRRAGSASLDLAYVAAGRFDAFWESGLSEWDMAAGALLIQEAGGLVSDFTGGHDFLEKGHVVAGNTKCFKAVLTAIQPHLPASLKR, encoded by the coding sequence ATGCAGCCCATGCTGAATATCGCGCTGCGCGCCGCCCGCAGCGCCAGTGAATTGATCTTCCGCTCCATCGAGCGCCTGGATACCATCAAGGTCGACGAAAAAGACGCCAAGGATTACGTATCCGAGGTGGATCGCGCCGCCGAACAGAAAATCATCGACGCGCTGCGCAAGGCCTATCCTACCCACGGCATTCTCGGCGAAGAAACCGGCATGCACCCGGGTAGCGGCGAAGGCGAAGACTACCTGTGGATCATCGACCCACTGGACGGCACCACCAACTTCCTGCGCGGCATTCCTCACTTCGCCGTCAGCATTGCCTGCAAATACCGCGGTCGCCTGGAACACGCCGTTGTTCTGGACCCGGTTCGCCAGGAAGAATTCACCGCCAGCCGCGGTCGCGGCGCCCAACTGAACGGTCGTCGCTTGCGTGTCAGCGGTCGTACCAGCCTGGACGGCGCCCTGCTGGGTACCGGCTTCCCGTTCCGCGATGACCAGATGGACAACCTCGACAACTACCTGGGCATGTTCCGCGCCTTGGTTGGCCAGACCGCCGGCATCCGCCGTGCTGGCTCGGCGAGCCTGGACCTGGCTTACGTAGCGGCCGGCCGTTTCGACGCATTCTGGGAGTCGGGCCTGTCCGAGTGGGACATGGCTGCAGGCGCCCTGCTGATCCAGGAAGCAGGCGGTCTGGTGAGCGACTTCACCGGCGGTCACGACTTCCTTGAGAAAGGCCACGTCGTTGCCGGTAACACCAAATGCTTCAAAGCAGTACTGACGGCCATTCAACCGCACCTGCCGGCCTCGCTGAAACGCTAA
- the secD gene encoding protein translocase subunit SecD, with protein sequence MLNKYPLWKYILILAVLAVGLIYSAPNLYPDDPAIQVSGASTALQVTQADLDRVGTALKESGINVKAATLAANGKGGLIRLTKAEDQLPAKDVVRKALGDDYVVALNLAQTTPQWLRSFGAHPMKLGLDLSGGVHFLLEVDMDKALDARLKVYEGDVKSLLRKEKLRYRSLPQLDGAIQLGFSDEASREQARALIRKNFSDFDIVPADLNGQAVLRLAMTPAKLAEIREYSIKQNLTTVRNRVNELGVAEPIVQRQGANRIVVELPGVQDTAEAKRILGKTANLEFRLAAEPGASKATSESFEFREGNRPPAQIERGLIITGDQVTDAKAGFGEQGTPEVNIRLDGHGGELMSRATRSNVGRSMAVIFIEQRPVTTYVKQVVNGVEKDVPVQTFKEEKKIISLATIQSPLGAQFRITGLNGQGESSELALLLRAGGLAAPMYFAEERTIGPSLGADNIVKGVDASLWGMLFVSLFIIAIYRFFGIIATVALTVNMVMLLALMSLLGATLTLPGIAGIVLTMGMAVDANVLIFSRIREEIAAGMTVQRAINEGFGRAFTAILDANLTTLLVGGILFAMGTGPVKGFAVTMSLGIFTSMFTAIMVTRAMVNLIFGGRDFKKLWI encoded by the coding sequence ATGCTGAACAAATACCCTCTGTGGAAATACATTCTGATCCTGGCGGTGCTAGCGGTCGGTCTGATTTATTCCGCTCCCAATCTATATCCTGATGACCCGGCTATTCAGGTCAGTGGTGCAAGCACTGCGCTGCAAGTGACTCAGGCTGATCTGGATCGTGTGGGCACAGCGCTCAAGGAATCCGGGATCAACGTCAAGGCTGCCACCCTGGCAGCGAACGGCAAGGGCGGTCTGATTCGTCTGACCAAGGCTGAAGATCAGCTGCCTGCCAAAGACGTCGTGCGCAAGGCATTGGGTGATGACTACGTCGTTGCACTGAACCTGGCGCAAACCACCCCGCAATGGCTGCGCAGCTTTGGCGCGCACCCGATGAAGCTGGGTCTGGATTTGTCCGGTGGTGTGCACTTCCTGCTCGAAGTGGACATGGACAAAGCCCTCGACGCGCGCTTGAAAGTCTACGAAGGCGACGTCAAGAGCCTGTTGCGTAAAGAGAAACTGCGCTATCGCAGCCTGCCACAACTCGATGGTGCCATTCAGCTGGGTTTCAGTGATGAAGCGTCCCGCGAACAGGCCCGTGCACTGATCCGCAAGAACTTCAGCGATTTCGACATTGTTCCGGCCGACCTCAATGGTCAGGCGGTGCTGCGTCTGGCGATGACCCCGGCCAAGCTGGCGGAAATCCGCGAATACTCCATCAAGCAGAACTTGACCACGGTACGTAACCGCGTCAACGAGCTGGGTGTTGCCGAACCAATCGTTCAGCGTCAGGGCGCCAACCGCATCGTGGTTGAGCTGCCGGGCGTGCAAGACACCGCCGAAGCCAAGCGTATCCTCGGCAAGACGGCCAACCTTGAGTTCCGTCTGGCCGCTGAGCCTGGTGCATCGAAAGCCACTTCTGAAAGCTTCGAATTCCGTGAAGGCAATCGTCCGCCAGCACAGATCGAGCGTGGCTTGATTATCACTGGCGACCAGGTGACTGACGCCAAGGCTGGCTTCGGCGAGCAAGGCACGCCAGAAGTGAACATCCGTCTGGATGGCCACGGTGGCGAGCTGATGAGTCGTGCGACTCGCAGCAACGTCGGTCGCAGCATGGCTGTGATCTTTATCGAGCAGCGTCCGGTTACCACTTACGTCAAGCAAGTGGTCAATGGCGTCGAGAAAGACGTGCCGGTCCAGACGTTCAAGGAAGAGAAGAAGATCATCAGCCTCGCGACCATCCAGTCGCCGCTGGGTGCTCAGTTCCGCATTACAGGCCTGAATGGCCAGGGCGAGTCGTCCGAACTGGCGCTGCTGCTGCGTGCCGGTGGTCTGGCTGCGCCGATGTACTTCGCTGAAGAACGTACCATTGGCCCAAGCCTGGGTGCCGACAACATCGTCAAGGGTGTCGATGCATCGCTGTGGGGCATGCTGTTTGTCTCGCTGTTCATCATCGCCATCTACCGCTTCTTCGGCATCATTGCCACCGTCGCGCTGACCGTGAACATGGTGATGCTGCTGGCCCTGATGTCGCTGCTGGGTGCAACGCTGACCCTGCCGGGTATCGCCGGTATCGTGTTGACCATGGGTATGGCCGTCGACGCCAACGTTCTGATCTTCTCGCGGATACGTGAAGAGATTGCGGCAGGCATGACCGTACAACGGGCAATCAACGAAGGCTTCGGCCGGGCATTCACCGCGATTCTCGACGCCAACCTGACAACCTTGTTGGTCGGCGGGATTCTCTTTGCGATGGGCACCGGCCCGGTCAAAGGCTTCGCAGTGACCATGTCCCTCGGGATCTTTACCTCGATGTTCACGGCCATCATGGTGACCCGCGCGATGGTCAACCTGATCTTCGGCGGTCGTGACTTCAAGAAGTTGTGGATTTAA
- a CDS encoding glycine zipper 2TM domain-containing protein yields the protein MNKSLLVGAVLGAVGVTAGGAVATYKLVKSGPEYAQVLAVEPVKTQIKTPREVCKDVAVTRQAPVKDQHQIAGTVLGAVAGGLLGNQIGGGTGKKIATVAGAVGGGYAGNKVQEGMQNRDTYTTTQTRCNTVNDISDKVVGYDVRYSLDGKEGKVRMDRDPGNQIPVDKEGKLILSQNEPAQ from the coding sequence GTGAACAAGTCGTTGCTGGTTGGTGCGGTATTGGGTGCTGTCGGCGTAACTGCCGGGGGTGCTGTTGCCACCTACAAGCTGGTTAAAAGCGGCCCTGAATATGCGCAAGTTCTAGCCGTTGAACCGGTCAAGACACAAATCAAGACGCCACGTGAAGTGTGCAAGGACGTTGCAGTAACCCGGCAAGCGCCGGTGAAAGATCAACACCAGATCGCCGGTACCGTATTGGGTGCCGTGGCGGGTGGTTTGCTCGGTAATCAGATAGGTGGTGGCACTGGCAAGAAGATTGCCACCGTGGCAGGTGCAGTTGGCGGTGGTTACGCGGGCAACAAGGTCCAGGAAGGTATGCAGAATCGTGATACCTACACCACGACTCAGACGCGGTGTAACACTGTGAATGACATCAGCGACAAGGTTGTAGGTTACGACGTCCGTTATTCACTGGATGGCAAGGAAGGCAAAGTGCGGATGGATCGCGATCCGGGCAACCAGATTCCGGTCGATAAGGAAGGTAAATTGATCCTGTCGCAGAACGAGCCGGCCCAGTAA
- the yajC gene encoding preprotein translocase subunit YajC produces the protein MSFFISNAMADAAAPAAGPMGGGFEWIFLVGFLVIFYLMIWRPQAKRAKEQKNLLSSLQKGDEVVTTGGIAGKITKVADDFVVLEVSDTIEMKFQKGAIAATLPKGTLKAI, from the coding sequence ATGAGCTTTTTTATCTCTAATGCCATGGCTGATGCTGCTGCACCTGCTGCAGGCCCAATGGGTGGCGGTTTTGAGTGGATTTTCCTGGTCGGTTTCCTGGTCATCTTCTACCTGATGATCTGGCGTCCACAGGCCAAGCGCGCCAAAGAGCAGAAAAACCTGCTGAGCAGCCTGCAGAAAGGCGACGAAGTTGTGACCACCGGTGGTATCGCCGGCAAGATCACTAAAGTGGCAGACGACTTCGTTGTTCTGGAAGTTTCCGACACCATCGAAATGAAGTTCCAGAAAGGCGCCATTGCCGCCACGCTGCCAAAAGGCACGCTGAAAGCGATCTAA
- the trmJ gene encoding tRNA (cytosine(32)/uridine(32)-2'-O)-methyltransferase TrmJ has product MLQNIRVVLVNTSHPGNIGGAARAMKNMGLSRLVLVEPRLFPHHEADARASGAGDILENAQVVATLEDALVGCNLVLGTSARDRRIPWPLLDPRECGVKVVEEASQGAEIALVFGREDSGLTNEELQRCHYHVHIPSDPEFSSLNLGAAVQVLSYEVRMSWLAAQGQPSKVEKDEVASTKSGELATMDELERFYEHLEQTLVAIEFLDPEKPRHLMARLRRLYGRSSVSRAEMNILRGILTETQKAARGELLKRKD; this is encoded by the coding sequence TTGCTGCAAAACATTCGTGTCGTCCTGGTCAATACCAGCCATCCCGGGAATATCGGCGGGGCTGCGCGTGCCATGAAGAACATGGGCCTGTCGCGGCTGGTGCTGGTCGAGCCGCGGTTGTTCCCGCATCACGAAGCCGATGCTCGTGCTTCCGGTGCCGGTGACATCCTTGAAAACGCGCAAGTTGTCGCCACTTTGGAAGATGCCTTGGTCGGCTGCAATCTGGTGCTCGGCACCAGCGCCCGTGACCGTCGCATTCCCTGGCCGTTGCTCGATCCCCGCGAATGCGGAGTGAAGGTTGTAGAGGAAGCCTCGCAAGGTGCTGAGATCGCCTTGGTCTTTGGTCGTGAAGATTCCGGTTTGACCAATGAAGAGTTGCAGCGATGTCATTATCACGTGCACATCCCATCAGACCCTGAGTTCAGTTCGCTGAACCTTGGGGCAGCGGTGCAGGTGTTGAGCTATGAAGTGCGGATGTCCTGGCTCGCGGCCCAAGGTCAGCCGAGCAAGGTCGAGAAGGATGAAGTGGCGTCCACCAAAAGTGGTGAGCTGGCGACCATGGATGAACTGGAGCGATTCTATGAGCACCTGGAGCAAACCCTGGTGGCCATCGAGTTCCTCGATCCGGAAAAACCACGGCACTTGATGGCGCGCCTGCGCCGGTTGTACGGACGCAGCTCGGTCAGCCGGGCGGAAATGAATATATTGCGTGGCATCCTCACGGAAACCCAGAAAGCGGCCCGTGGCGAGCTTCTTAAGCGGAAGGATTAA
- the cysE gene encoding serine O-acetyltransferase, with product MFERLREDIQSVFHRDPAARNAFEVLTCYPGMHAIWIHRLSSALWSMGWKWLARLVSNFGRWLTGIEIHPGAKVGRRFFIDHGMGIVIGETAEIGNDVTLYQGVTLGGTSWNKGKRHPTLEDGVVVGAGAKVLGPFTVGAGAKVGSNAVVTKAVPAGATVVGIPGRIIVKSDDEQDAKRKAMAEKIGFDAYGVGEDMPDPVARAIGQLLDHLQAVDGRLEGMCGALKDLGSNYCAKDLPELREEDFACVKDKDESKAS from the coding sequence ATGTTCGAGCGTTTGCGTGAAGATATCCAGAGTGTTTTCCATCGTGATCCGGCAGCGCGCAACGCCTTTGAAGTTCTGACGTGCTACCCGGGCATGCACGCCATCTGGATTCACCGCCTGTCGTCGGCCCTGTGGAGCATGGGCTGGAAGTGGCTGGCGCGACTGGTGTCGAACTTCGGTCGCTGGTTGACTGGGATCGAAATTCATCCGGGTGCCAAGGTCGGTCGTCGCTTCTTTATTGACCATGGCATGGGCATCGTCATCGGTGAAACCGCTGAGATCGGCAATGACGTCACCCTTTATCAGGGCGTGACCCTGGGTGGCACCAGCTGGAACAAGGGCAAGCGTCACCCGACTCTTGAAGATGGCGTGGTGGTCGGGGCGGGGGCCAAGGTGCTTGGCCCGTTCACGGTCGGCGCCGGCGCCAAGGTCGGTTCCAATGCTGTGGTCACCAAGGCGGTGCCGGCGGGTGCGACGGTGGTTGGCATTCCAGGTCGGATCATCGTCAAGTCTGACGATGAGCAAGATGCCAAGCGTAAGGCCATGGCCGAGAAGATCGGTTTCGATGCCTATGGGGTCGGCGAAGACATGCCTGATCCGGTGGCGCGCGCCATTGGTCAGCTGCTTGATCACCTGCAGGCCGTCGACGGCCGTCTGGAAGGGATGTGCGGAGCGTTGAAGGACCTAGGCAGCAACTATTGCGCCAAGGATCTGCCTGAGTTGCGCGAAGAAGACTTCGCCTGTGTCAAGGATAAGGATGAAAGCAAGGCGAGCTAA
- a CDS encoding IscS subfamily cysteine desulfurase: MKLPIYLDYSATTPVDPRVAQKMSECLLVDGNFGNPASRSHVFGWKAEESVENARRQVADLVNADPREIVWTSGATESDNLAIKGAAHFYATKGKHLITTKIEHKAVLDTMRQLEREGFEVTYIEPRTDGLVTPEMIEAALRDDTILVSVMHVNNEIGTINDIAAIGELTRSKGILFHVDAAQSTGKVDIDLSKLKVDMMSFSAHKTYGPKGIGALYVSRKPRVRIEATMHGGGHERGMRSGTLATHQIVGMGEAFRVAKEDMVAENIRIKALSDRFFKQVEGLEELYINGSMTARVPHNLNLSFNYVEGESLIMALKDLAVSSGSACTSASLEPSYVLRALGRNDELAHSSIRFTFGRFTTEEEIDYAAQKVCEAVTKLRTLSPLWDMYKDGVDISKIEWAAH, from the coding sequence ATGAAATTGCCGATTTACCTTGATTACTCTGCGACCACCCCGGTTGATCCGCGTGTAGCGCAAAAAATGAGTGAATGCCTGCTGGTTGACGGAAACTTCGGTAACCCGGCGTCCCGTTCTCACGTGTTCGGCTGGAAAGCTGAAGAGTCCGTCGAAAACGCTCGTCGTCAGGTCGCTGACCTGGTCAACGCCGATCCGCGTGAAATCGTCTGGACCTCCGGTGCCACCGAGTCAGACAACCTGGCAATCAAGGGTGCGGCGCATTTCTATGCCACCAAAGGCAAGCACCTGATCACCACCAAGATTGAGCACAAGGCTGTCCTCGACACCATGCGCCAACTGGAGCGTGAAGGCTTCGAAGTCACTTACATCGAGCCTCGCACTGATGGTCTGGTCACCCCAGAGATGATCGAAGCTGCCCTGCGCGACGACACCATCCTGGTTTCGGTCATGCACGTGAACAACGAAATCGGCACCATCAACGACATCGCTGCCATCGGCGAACTGACCCGTTCCAAGGGCATCCTGTTCCACGTTGACGCTGCTCAGTCCACCGGCAAGGTCGATATCGACCTGTCGAAGCTGAAAGTCGACATGATGTCGTTCTCTGCCCACAAAACCTACGGCCCTAAAGGCATCGGCGCACTGTACGTGAGCCGCAAGCCGCGTGTTCGCATCGAAGCGACCATGCACGGCGGCGGTCATGAACGTGGTATGCGTTCCGGCACTCTGGCGACCCACCAGATCGTCGGCATGGGCGAAGCCTTCCGCGTAGCCAAGGAAGACATGGTTGCCGAGAACATCCGCATCAAGGCCTTGAGCGACCGTTTCTTCAAGCAGGTCGAAGGCCTGGAAGAGCTGTACATCAACGGCAGCATGACCGCTCGCGTACCGCACAACCTGAACCTGAGCTTCAACTACGTTGAAGGCGAGTCGCTGATCATGGCGCTCAAGGATCTGGCGGTTTCGTCCGGTTCGGCCTGCACCTCGGCTTCCCTTGAGCCTTCGTACGTACTGCGCGCCCTGGGCCGCAACGACGAACTGGCCCACAGCTCGATTCGCTTCACCTTCGGCCGTTTCACCACCGAAGAAGAAATCGACTACGCCGCGCAGAAAGTCTGCGAGGCCGTTACCAAGCTGCGCACTCTGTCGCCGCTGTGGGACATGTACAAAGACGGTGTCGACATTTCGAAAATCGAGTGGGCGGCACACTGA
- the iscR gene encoding Fe-S cluster assembly transcriptional regulator IscR — translation MRLTTKGRYAVTAMLDLALHAQHGPVSLADISERQGISLSYLEQLFAKLRRSNLVSSVRGPGGGYQLSRDMQGIQVAQVIDAVNESVDATKCQGQGDCHQGDTCLTHHLWCDLSLQIHEFLSGISLADLVTRREVQEVAQRQDQRRCNSKAPHLDKIEASAVE, via the coding sequence ATGCGACTGACTACAAAAGGCCGATACGCCGTGACTGCCATGCTTGACCTGGCGTTGCACGCGCAGCACGGGCCGGTGTCCCTGGCCGATATCTCCGAGCGCCAAGGCATATCCCTGTCCTACCTCGAACAGCTCTTCGCCAAATTGCGCCGCAGCAATCTGGTGTCCAGCGTCCGTGGTCCAGGCGGCGGCTATCAGCTGTCGCGCGACATGCAGGGTATTCAGGTCGCCCAGGTGATCGATGCGGTGAACGAATCGGTCGATGCCACCAAATGCCAGGGCCAAGGTGATTGCCATCAAGGCGACACCTGCTTGACCCACCACTTGTGGTGCGATCTGAGCCTGCAGATTCACGAATTTCTCAGCGGTATCAGCTTGGCTGACCTTGTCACTCGCCGTGAGGTACAAGAAGTAGCCCAGCGTCAGGATCAGCGCCGTTGCAACAGCAAAGCGCCACACCTGGACAAGATTGAAGCGTCCGCCGTCGAATGA
- the secF gene encoding protein translocase subunit SecF: MLRTINFMGVRNVAFGVTLFLTVLALFSVATKGMNWGLDFTGGTLIELTYERPADVTKVREQLATSGYHEAIVQSFGATTDLLVRMPGEDPQLGHQVAEALLKVGGDNPATVKRVEFVGPQVGEELRDQGGLGMLMALGGILIYLAFRFQWKFAVGAIVSLIHDVIVTIGILSFFQITFDLTVLAAVLAIIGYSLNDTIVVFDRVRENFRVLRKASLIENINISTTQTLLRTMATSISTLLAIAALLFFGGDNLFGFSIALFIGVLAGTYSSIYIANVVLIWLNLSTEDLIPTVATDKEVDDRP; the protein is encoded by the coding sequence ATGTTACGTACAATCAACTTCATGGGCGTTCGCAACGTTGCGTTCGGCGTCACATTGTTCCTTACCGTGCTGGCTTTGTTCAGCGTCGCTACCAAGGGCATGAACTGGGGCTTGGACTTCACCGGCGGTACGCTCATCGAGCTGACCTACGAGCGTCCGGCCGATGTCACCAAGGTGCGTGAGCAACTGGCCACTTCGGGTTATCACGAGGCAATCGTGCAGAGCTTCGGTGCGACTACCGATTTGCTGGTGCGCATGCCGGGTGAAGACCCGCAGCTGGGTCATCAAGTGGCAGAAGCGCTGCTGAAAGTCGGCGGCGACAACCCGGCGACGGTCAAGCGCGTCGAGTTCGTCGGCCCGCAGGTGGGTGAAGAGCTGCGCGACCAAGGCGGCCTCGGCATGCTGATGGCGTTGGGCGGCATCCTGATCTACCTGGCTTTCCGCTTTCAGTGGAAGTTTGCGGTCGGTGCGATCGTTTCGCTGATCCACGACGTGATCGTGACCATCGGTATCCTGTCGTTTTTCCAGATCACCTTCGACCTGACGGTGCTGGCGGCGGTACTGGCGATCATTGGTTACTCGCTCAACGACACCATCGTGGTATTCGACCGGGTTCGTGAGAACTTCCGTGTGCTGCGCAAGGCGTCCTTGATCGAGAACATCAACATCTCGACCACGCAAACCTTGCTGCGGACCATGGCAACGTCGATCTCCACTTTGCTGGCGATCGCGGCCCTGTTGTTCTTTGGTGGCGACAACCTGTTCGGCTTCTCCATCGCGCTGTTTATCGGTGTGTTGGCGGGTACTTACTCGTCGATCTACATCGCCAACGTCGTGCTGATCTGGCTGAACTTGAGTACTGAGGATCTGATTCCTACAGTGGCTACCGATAAGGAAGTCGACGACCGCCCATAA
- a CDS encoding IS4 family transposase, with product MRLARALELTHNIASTPNSIEGLDSLLDPSLVEQALEQAGVATLRKRRLPLEMMLWCVISMAFFRRMSAWDVVSRMNIMLPGQRPLVAPSAVVQARQRLGCEAVRQVFHLTQKSWHEAVDHPTWAGLRLLGVDGVVWRTPDTPENRARYDSASNQHGDTGFPQVRMVCQMELTSHMLIGSALDGYRSNEMKLAEQLIETTPDHSLTLFDRGFYSLGLLHQWQQAGIERHWLMPLRKGAQYEVIQRLGRQDAVVSLSTSPQARTQWPGLPERLTARLLSKTVKGKVCQILTSMADPLRFPSDEIVDLYSQRWEIELGFREMKQTLLNSSYTLRSKTPEMIEQELWGVLLGYNLLRYQMVEMSRHCPGIYPCEMSFAACTWAILGFINSVSADRSGNIPKYLAELHASAPHYVLPHRREERIYPRAIRLKSPKYPIRKKNASQLN from the coding sequence ATGCGTCTCGCTCGGGCCCTGGAACTGACCCACAACATCGCCTCCACTCCGAATTCAATCGAGGGATTGGATTCCTTGCTCGATCCTTCTTTGGTCGAACAGGCACTGGAGCAGGCAGGCGTAGCGACCCTGCGCAAGCGGCGTTTGCCGCTGGAAATGATGCTTTGGTGCGTGATCTCCATGGCCTTCTTTCGCCGCATGTCGGCGTGGGATGTGGTCAGCCGCATGAACATCATGCTGCCGGGCCAACGTCCATTGGTGGCACCCAGCGCTGTGGTTCAAGCCCGTCAGAGATTGGGCTGCGAGGCTGTACGACAAGTCTTCCATCTGACTCAGAAAAGTTGGCATGAGGCCGTGGATCACCCAACTTGGGCAGGCTTGCGTTTGCTGGGGGTCGACGGTGTCGTATGGCGAACGCCCGATACACCCGAAAATCGGGCGCGCTACGATTCCGCCAGCAACCAGCATGGCGACACCGGTTTCCCCCAGGTGCGCATGGTCTGCCAAATGGAGTTGACCAGCCACATGCTGATCGGCAGCGCGTTGGATGGCTATCGCAGCAACGAAATGAAACTGGCGGAGCAACTGATCGAAACCACGCCCGATCACTCGCTGACGCTGTTCGATCGCGGTTTTTACTCCTTGGGTTTGCTGCATCAGTGGCAGCAAGCAGGCATCGAGCGGCATTGGCTGATGCCTCTGCGCAAAGGTGCGCAGTACGAAGTGATTCAGCGCTTGGGGCGCCAGGACGCTGTGGTCTCGTTGAGCACTTCGCCGCAGGCCCGCACGCAATGGCCGGGGCTGCCGGAGCGCCTGACCGCGCGATTGCTGAGCAAAACCGTCAAGGGCAAGGTTTGTCAGATCCTGACGTCGATGGCCGATCCGCTACGCTTCCCGTCCGACGAAATCGTCGACCTGTACAGCCAGCGATGGGAGATCGAATTAGGGTTTCGCGAGATGAAACAGACGCTGCTCAACAGCAGCTATACATTGCGTAGCAAGACGCCCGAGATGATCGAGCAGGAACTGTGGGGTGTGTTGCTGGGCTACAACCTGCTGCGCTACCAGATGGTGGAAATGAGCCGCCACTGTCCAGGTATTTACCCGTGCGAAATGAGCTTTGCCGCGTGTACTTGGGCAATTTTAGGGTTTATCAACAGCGTTTCGGCCGACCGTTCCGGGAACATCCCCAAATATCTGGCCGAGCTGCACGCCTCTGCCCCGCATTATGTTCTGCCGCATCGACGGGAAGAGCGCATTTATCCCCGCGCCATAAGGCTCAAATCACCGAAATATCCGATCAGAAAGAAAAATGCCAGTCAGCTTAACTGA